The following coding sequences are from one Coffea arabica cultivar ET-39 chromosome 11e, Coffea Arabica ET-39 HiFi, whole genome shotgun sequence window:
- the LOC140021323 gene encoding uncharacterized protein yields MESIRVHLNFDHVISNPSGDLWVFFIFPFTSMVVGESDQHLSISFGHPHRSCPIIVSFVHAKCTAAERRRLWPALLRDKPSHEPWYIVGDFNLILFANEKKGGQPFQPYQGLELSQFMGETGVLDAGFSGSSFTWCNNRHGRARLWKCLDRVLLNMACLNDSASLVVSHLVRKPSYHAPLLLSFFTRLDKKPRTFRFLNVWTSKDSLLDVVKVAWQGDVSGFPFYHIWTKLKRVSQVIQQWNKEMFRDVFLNVKRGEAAVARAELQMQADSSEENFVELQWVQDELQRVLAVEEQFWKQKARRRYRPTVHRIRDSHGAWVTDDDTIGAEAVKFFDNLFSAESSSDFRLLQVIPNLSSEIDNSCLEETSSYAEVTKVVFSMDEDSAAGPDSFTGKFFTFAWEVVGPDVYQAILSFFCGAELPRFVIGTSVVLIPKVLNPHSFSQFRPISVCNFLSKVISRDLVCRLTPILPRIISPQQSGFVQGRTLSDNYLFAQELITDIGKKCRGRNVMLKLDMAKAYDRMSWVFIIRVLHRFGFRERFIDMMWQLLSNVWFSVLVNGVSYGFFKSSRGLRQGDPLSPALFIIGAEKIMRVLELYQRASGQLVNTSKSGFLLHPSVSVVRQGVIERVTKFSRRGFPIRYLGLPLYTGRCKGSYFADLCQRMVEKVLSWKTRLLSLGGKIILIKHVLSSIPIHLLAAGVMPKSIFHTIERVCANFLWGMTEESMRFHWVRWRDLCLPPEKGGVGFLSIDDTYRDISCKLWWTFMQNLSLWAVFMRAKYCHDTHPCQVALRSPSSATWRHMLDIRGFAELFIIWRPYSGFCNFWYDNWTGSGALYLRAEVQDHLSFHYFIVGGAWDSRLLSHVLPPNLVRVVLSLLIPSSVHRMVWTASSSGSFSLSSAFQEVREAKPSSFMFMQVASWPQFLRLVEQCPDVVKFRLVHWQPPGLATFKLNIDGCSKGNPGLSGGGEILRDCSGKFIFAFASCFDVDISLQAEILRNVYQCPWTISYDIEQCRKFSQGSMQFKHCYREANKVADVLANVGPSLSRKDKIKCKVKGGATSLTTERVQRDIKGEEDEAAGIQYEQRKLPDSSSEYGQKPATL; encoded by the exons ATGGAATCAATTCGTGTGCATTTGAATTTTGATCATGTGATCTCTAACCCATCAGGGGACCTATGGGTTTTCTTTATATTTCCTTTTACCTCCATGGTTGTTGGGGAGTCTGACCAACACCTGTCCATCTCGTTTGGTCATCCCCACCGATCCTGTCCTATTATTGTCTCCTTTGTTCATGCTAAGTGTACTGCTGCGGAAAGGAGGAGGCTATGGCCTGCTTTGCTTCGCGACAAGCCTAGTCACGAGCCATGGTATATTGTGGGGGATtttaaccttattttgtttGCGAATGAGAAGAAGGGTGGTCAGCCGTTTCAGCCATATCAGGGCTTAGAGCTTTCCCAATTTATGGGAGAGACTGGTGTGCTCGATGCAGGGTTCTCTGGGTCCAGCTTCACTTGGTGTAATAATAGACATGGGCGAGCAAGACTCTGGAAGTGTCTGGATCGGGTATTACTTAACATGGCATGTTTAAACGATTCGGCCTCGTTGGTTGTCTCCCACTTGGTACGGAAGCCCTCATACCATGCCCCGCTTCTCCTCTCCTTCTTTACCAGGCTAGACAAGAAGCCTCGCACTTTTAGATTCCTTAACGTGTGGACCTCTAAGGATAGTTTGTTGGATGTGGTAAAGGTGGCTTGGCAAGGTGATGTCAGCGGCTTTCCGTTTTATCACATATGGACCAAATTGAAGAGagtttctcaagttattcagcAATGGAATAAGGAGATGTTTAGAGATGTTTTCCTCAATGTGAAGAGAGGGGAGGCAGCGGTGGCCCGGGCCGAGCTTCAGATGCAGGCAGATAGCTCGGAAGAGAACTTTGTTGAGTTGCAATGGGTGCAGGATGAATTGCAGAGGGTCCTAGCTGTAGAGGAACAATTCTGGAAACAAAAAGCCAGG CGGAGGTATCGGCCAACAGTTCACAGGATTCGGGACTCCCACGGCGCTTGGGTTACTGATGATGACACAATCGGGGCGGAAGCCGTGAagttttttgacaacttgttttCGGCGGAGTCTTCTTCGGATTTCCGATTACTCCAGGTTATTCCCAACTTGAGTTCCGAAATTGATAATAGTTGTTTGGAAGAGACCTCTTCTTACGCCGAGGTTACAAAGGTGGTCTTCTCTATGGATGAGGATAGTGCAGCAGGCCCAGATAGCTTCACTGGAAAGTTCTTTACCTTTGCTTGGGAGGTGGTCGGTCCTGATGTCTATCAAGCGATTCTCAGTTTCTTTTGTGGAGCCGAACTTCCTCGATTTGTCATAGGTACGTCAGTTGTTCTCATTCCAAAGGTCCTCAATCCACATTCCTTCTCTCAATTTCGTCCTATCAGTGTGTGCAATTTTTTGAGTAAAGTCATCTCGCGGGATTTGGTCTGTCGGTTAACTCCGATTTTGCCTCGGATTATTTCCCCTCAGCAAAGTGGTTTTGTTCAGGGTCGGACTCTATCGGATAACTATCTCTTTGCTCAAGAGTTGATTACAGATATTGGAAAAAAGTGTAGGGGACGGAATGTAATGCTTAAACTGGACATGGCGAAGGCATATGATAGGATGTCTTGGGTGTTTATTATTAGGGTTTTGCACCGCTTTGGATTTCGGGAAAGGTTTATTGATATGATGTGGCAGTTGTTGTCCAATGTCTGGTTCTCCGTGCTTGTTAATGGAGTTTCGTATGGTTTCTTCAAGTCTAGTCGGGGCCTTCGGCAGGGCGATCCCCTGTCACCGGCCTTATTTATTATTGGAGCTGAG AAAATTATGCGGGTGTTAGAGCTGTATCAAAGGGCATCGGGTCAATTGGTGAACACTAGTAAGAGTGGGTTCCTGCTTCATCCAAGCGTCTCAGTGGTTCGTCAGGGTGTCATCGAACGAGTTACTAAATTTTCGAGAAGAGGATTCCCCATTCGATATTTGGGACTTCCATTGTATACCGGCAGGTGCAAGGGATCTTATTTTGCGGATCTGTGCCAGCGAATGGTTGAAAAAGTGCTCTCCTGGAAGACTCGGCTCTTGTCATTGGGTGGGAAGATCATTTTGATTAAGCACGTGCTTTCGAGTATCCCCATTCACCTCTTGGCCGCAGGAGTAATGCCAAAAAGCATCTTTCATACGATTGAGAGGGTATGTGCTAATTTCTTGTGGGGGATGACTGAAGAGTCTATGAGGTTTCATTGGGTGCGGTGGAGGGACTTATGTCTCCCACCAGAGAAGGGTGGTGTTGGATTTCTTTCCATTGATGACACTTATAGGGATATCTCCTGCAAGTTGTGGTGGACTTTTATGCAGAATCTCTCCCTGTGGGCTGTGTTCATGCGAGCCAAATATTGTCATGACACTCACCCTTGTCAGGTTGCCCTGAGGTCTCCTAGTTCAGCAACATGGCGCCACATGTTGGATATTAGAGGATTTGCGGAGTTGTTTATAATTTGGAGACCTTATAGTGGCTTTTGCAACTTCTGGTATGATAACTGGACGGGGTCAGGTGCATTATATCTTCGAGCGGAGGTACAGGATCATTTGTCCTTCCATTACTTTATTGTGGGCGGGGCATGGGATAGCCGCTTGTTGTCTCATGTCCTTCCGCCTAATTTAGTCCGAGTTGTGCTGAGCTTGCTAATCCCTTCTTCGGTGCACAGGATGGTGTGGACCGCGTCATCTTCTGGGAGTTTCTCATTATCCTCGGCCTTCCAAGAGGTGCGAGAGGCTAAACCCTCGTCCTTCATGTTCATGCAG GTCGCATCGTGGCCCCAGTTCTTGAGATTGGTGGAGCAGTGCCCTGATGTGGTTAAGTTTCGTCTGGTTCATTGGCAACCTCCTGGGCTGGCAACGTTTAAACTTAACATAGATGGGTGCTCCAAAGGGAACCCGGGGCTGAGTGGTGGTGGGGAGATTCTTAGGGATTGCTCGGGGAAGTTCATCTTCGCTTTCGCTAGTTGCTTTGATGTTGATATTAGCTTGCAGGCCGAG ATTTTGAGGAATGTTTACCAATGCCCGTGGACGATTAGTTATGACATCGAGCAGTGTCGCAAGTTCTCTCAGGGGAGTATGCAATTCAAGCATTGCTATCGCGAAGCCAATAAGGTAGCGGATGTTCTAGCCAATGTGGGGCCTTCGTTGAGTCG
- the LOC113718354 gene encoding uncharacterized protein: protein MSFVHAKCSVEERRVLWCSLLNDKPNSLPWCIGGDFNVILAPHEKRGGRPFAIAEGADFMSFMEEAGIFDVGFSGASFTWSNNRRGRARVSKRLDRFLVNGACLDFSDVISVLHLARHPSDHAPLKISFENRSENKPRPFRFLNVWTTRHDLLEVIRQAWNQDVGGSPLRVLCSKLLATRRAIQTWNKQHFGNIFDAVHSAELEVQRAEEAMDQYVSEECQIELSKAQAELRHALSIEEQFWRQKSRVKWLKQGDRNSRYFHAVVRQRRVQGMIHRIKKSNGVWVDTNADIATEAISYFSNLFTGSLQSASDMQHLISPMISEEDNAKLEEVPSIDEVYRVVRSMDGDSAAGPDGFTGKFFTFAWEVVAQDVYNAILSFFCGAELPRFITSTSIVLIPKKPNPQEFSQFRPISLCNFFNKLLSRILADRVAYVLPKIISPQQTGFVKGRNITDNFLLAQEVVSGIAKKNRGGNVVLKLDMSKAYDRVAWHHIIGVLRRFGFGEIFIDLVWRLISNIWFSVIINGASHGFFKSTRGLRQGDPLSPALFIIGAEVLSRGLSNLSMQSGFVNFKVPYACPSITHLAFADDILIFANGSSYSLKAIMHVLEEYQRCSGQLINVLKSCYLVHPSLPPTRRRVIERITNFTWQSFPIRYLGFPLYFGRCKSSYFGEVCQSILGKIMSWKSRMLSFGGKIVLIKHVLASMPLHLLSAAVIPNKVFRTIEKAFSTFLWGSSSEESKFHWIKWSQMCYPVNEGGVGFRRLKDIYKAFSFKLWWNFRKGLSLWAAFMKAKYCRLLHPCQVEIRTTDSALWRRMVNVSRQVELSMLWVVKNGACHFWYDNWLGSGALFLRATVVPNLSFDNVFINGYWDVNKLYQTLPREMVPSILEHPVPEEGGEAEVIWMPTTSGNFSLASAFSEIRQTRNKSMVFDRIWHPQLPLKVSFFMLRLLLGRLPLPDRLCKLGFHLPSKCFCCYSASEESIEHLFSNGHIASTVWNYFGAACGLAFPGSSLRPRIVGWWLSSQHSEIRRYIGSILPSVVCWNIWKSRNKAMFENVHMSSPAICFAIFSDIQNMVEIHFKQVFRVQSFYDLYDWPYSANIEFIYKLVRWETKESGRFILNTDGCSKGNPGLGGGGGVLRDSNGIPLIGFSAYFGETTCLCAEVRALLIGLQTCVHRGFGNLCVQSDSLVLIGILQHRIQCPWKIRRDIRQIWQFVKDPHRFSHCYREANKVADALSNVGVSHPEHQVKLYESFNTFPTMARGAIRLDRLGMPSIRKIKRMKG from the coding sequence ATGTCTTTTGTCCATGCGAAGTGTTCAGTGGAGGAGCGTCGTGTCTTATGGTGTTCCTTATTAAATGATAAGCCAAATTCTCTTCCTTGGTGTATTGGAGGTGACTTTAATGTTATATTAGCTCCTCATGAAAAACGGGGGGGTCGTCCATTTGCTATAGCGGAGGGGGCGGATTTCATGTCCTTTATGGAAGAAGCAGGGATATTTGATGTAGGATTTTCAGGAGCTAGCTTCACGTGGTCTAACAATAGGAGAGGGAGAGCTCGGGTTTCAAAGAGGTTGGATAGATTTTTAGTCAATGGGGCTTGTTTGGATTTCTCCGACGTAATTTCTGTGCTTCACCTGGCAAGACATCCCTCGGATCATGCAcccttgaaaatttcatttgagAATCGATCAGAAAATAAGCCGCGGCCTTTCAGATTTTTGAATGTCTGGACGACTAGACATGACCTCTTGGAGGTGATTCGCCAGGCTTGGAATCAAGATGTGGGTGGATCTCCGTTGCGTGTTTTGTGTTCTAAATTATTGGCAACGAGGAGGGCTATTCAGACATGGAACAAGCAACACTTTGGGAATATATTTGATGCAGTTCATTCTGCGGAATTGGAGGTCCAACGTGCAGAGGAAGCTATGGATCAATATGTATCGGAGGAATGTCAAATTGAGCTTAGCAAGGCTCAGGCAGAGCTGCGCCATGCATTgtcaattgaagaacaattttgGAGGCAAAAATCCAGGGTAAAATGGCTCAAACAAGGAGATCGTAATTCAAGGTATTTCCATGCGGTAGTCAGGCAAAGACGGGTTCAAGGAATGATACACCGCATCAAAAAGTCAAATGGGGTCTGGGTGGATACAAATGCTGATATAGCAACTGAGGCAATATCATATTTCTCTAACCTCTTCACGGGCTCTTTGCAATCAGCTTCTGATATGCAGCACTTAATTTCGCCCATGATCTCGGAAGAGGATAATGCAAAATTGGAGGAAGTGCCTTCGATTGACGAGGTTTATCGAGTAGTGCGATCAATGGATGGGGATAGTGCTGCTGGCCCAGATGGTTTCACAGGTAAATTTTTTACATTCGCCTGGGAAGTTGTCGCCCAAGATGTCTATAATGCGATACTTAGCTTTTTCTGTGGGGCAGAGTTACCTCGTTTCATCACCTCTACCTCCATTGTGTTAATTCCAAAGAAGCCAAATCCTCAGGAGTTTTCTCAATTTAGGCCCATCAGCTTATGTAATTTCTTCAACAAGTTGTTATCCAGGATTTTAGCTGATAGAGTGGCTTATGTTTTGCCAAAAATCATTTCACCCCAGCAGACAGGCTTTGTGAAGGGCCGTAATATAACAGATAACTTTCTGCTAGCTCAGGAAGTAGTATCGGGTATTGCAAAAAAGAATAgaggtgggaatgttgtattgAAGCTAGATATGTCTAAGGCATATGATCGGGTAGCATGGCATCATATTATTGGTGTTCTTAGGAGATTTGGCTTCGGGGAAATATTTATTGACCTGGTATGGCGATTGATCTCTAATATCTGGTTTTCGGTTATTATAAATGGGGCTTCACATGGTTTCTTTAAGTCAACGAGAGGACTACGTCAGGGTGACCCATTATCGCCTGCATTATTCATTATTGGGGCTGAGGTATTATCTAGAGGCTTATCTAACCTTTCTATGCAATCAGGTTTTGTCAATTTCAAAGTCCCATATGCATGTCCCTCTATAACTCATTTGGCGTTTGCGGATGATATTCTCATTTTTGCAAACGGATCGTCCTACTCTCTGAAAGCTATCATGCATGTGCTTGAGGAGTACCAAAGATGTTCAGGACAGCTGATAAATGTGCTAAAAAGTTGTTACTTGGTTCATCCATCTTTACCACCGACAAGACGAAGGGTGATTGAACGTATCACAAATTTTACCTGGCAATCATTTCCGATTCGGTATTTGGGATTTCCACTTTACTTTGGGAGATGTAAATCGTCATATTTTGGGGAAGTGTGTCAGTCTATTCTAGGGAAAATAATGTCATGGAAATCAAGGATGCTTTCCTTTGGAGGCAAGATAGTTCTAATCAAACATGTGCTAGCATCGATGCCACTACATCTGTTGTCAGCTGCAGTTATCCCGAATAAGGTATTTAGAACTATAGAAAAGGCCTTCTCGACCTTCCTTTGGGGGTCATCATCTGAAGAATCGAAATTTCACTGGATAAAGTGGTCTCAGATGTGTTATCCGGTAAATGAGGGAGGCGTTGGCTTCCGGAGGCTAAAGGACATCTATAAAGCCTTCTCATTCAAGCTTTGGTGGAACTTCAGAAAGGGTTTGTCGTTGTGGGCTGCATTCATGAAAGCAAAGTACTGCAGACTGCTACATCCTTGTCAGGTAGAAATCAGGACAACAGACTCGGCACTCTGGCGGAGAATGGTCAATGTTAGTCGACAAGTGGAGCTCTCTATGCTATGGGTTGTCAAAAACGGAGCTTGTCACTTTTGGTACGATAATTGGTTGGGGAGTGGTGCTTTGTTCCTCCGAGCGACGGTTGTCCCTAATCTATCATTTGATAATGTTTTCATCAATGGATATTGGGATGTGAATAAGTTATATCAGACACTGCCAAGGGAAATGGTGCCCTCCATTTTAGAGCATCCGGTTCCGGAAGAAGGGGGTGAAGCCGAAGTCATTTGGATGCCCACGACATCTGGAAATTTCTCTCTAGCATCTGCATTTTCGGAAATTAGGCAAACCCGCAATAAGTCTATGGTTTTTGACAGAATTTGGCATCCTCAACTCCCTTTGAAAGTTTCATTCTTCATGTTACGATTGTTGTTGGGGAGGCTGCCCCTACCGGACAGGTTATGTAAACTTGGCTTTCACTTACCGTCAAAATGTTTTTGCTGCTATTCGGCATCTGAGGAGTCAATTGAGCATTTATTTTCCAATGGCCATATAGCATCCacagtttggaattattttggagCTGCATGTGGACTGGCCTTTCCAGGGTCATCTTTACGGCCCCGCATAGTGGGTTGGTGGTTGAGTTCACAGCATTCTGAGATACGACGATATATTGGAAGCATTCTTCCCAGTGTagtttgttggaatatttggaaatcaagaaataaagcaatgttTGAGAATGTCCACATGAGTTCGCCTGCCATTTGTTTTGCCATTTTCTCGGATATCCAAAACATGGTTGAAATTCATTTCAAACAAGTTTTCCGAGTACAGTCATTTTATGATTTGTATGATTGGCCGTATTCAGCTAATATTGAGTTTATATACAAACTTGTTCGTTGGGAAACGAAGGAATCCGGTCGGTTCATACTAAATACGGACGGTTGTTCTAAGGGTAATCCAGGATTGGGTggaggtggtggagttcttcgaGATTCAAATGGCATACCTTTGATTGGTTTTTCGGCATATTTTGGGGAAACTACATGTCTATGTGCAGAGGTTCGAGCCCTCCTTATTGGTCTTCAAACATGTGTGCATAGAGGGTTTGGGAATCTCTGTGTCCAGTCGGATTCTTTGGTATTAATTGGAATTCTTCAGCATCGCATTCAATGTCCCTGGAAGATTCGACGTGACATTAGGCAGATTTGGCAGTTTGTTAAAGACCCACATCGTTTTTCGCATTGTTACAGGGAAGCTAACAAAGTAGCTGATGCATTGTCCAATGTGGGAGTATCTCATCCAGAGCATCAAGTCAAGCTATACGAGTCCTTTAATACATTCCCAACTATGGCTCGTGGGGCAATTCGCCTTGATAGATTAGGGATGCCATCAATTCGGAAAATTAAGCGTATGAAGGGCTGA
- the LOC113718850 gene encoding uncharacterized protein, with product MAGECTETTPLATTSSIHNWWPQHHLHGSSVSSWSTNNYPNWQYSELNNNSESSGDESVSISTSFTNASNHSGLTVESSRIVLVDGASAHEFVGETVPDGHLWNHVLIGGGNNGDLPNSQNFGEQLLNDLPPKSISNGMFDPACDYTKKIDNSWLSSSMGPFNFEKQLNTPKLSNFVGNWSIPSQDEHMNQQFEPRQSDIGTLNSMIKEPFSDLGPGKRSMDRIMGSISCFGHDMKMVEEYGRSFDSYKVGNPNALGSTILGDKRKYSLELPNIRPCSNSRSLTEALSPVGHLSRPLLDTNLSKPILKTLDLSGFKKQVFQTSPFPTPISTISTLARNNRRTQALLSGGKKKRSEENPETVMKKAKQEGSTISTTKLQVPKAKLADKITALQQIVSPFGKTDTASVLWEAIGYIRFLQEQIQLLSSPYMKGNSSKDLWGGLDRNDSGEAKLDLKNRGLCLVPISGTPQACRENAGSDYLTPMYRGCLYR from the exons ATGGCTGGAGAATGCACTGAAACAACCCCTTTAGCTACCACTTCCTCTATACATAATTGGTGGCCTCAGCATCATCTTCATGGTTCTTCTGTATCTTCTTGGAGCACCAATAACTATCCTAATTGGCAGTACTCTGAACTTAACAACAATTCTGAGTCCTCTGGAGACGAAAGTGTTTCCATTTCCACATCTTTCACCAATGCTTCTAATCATTCCGGTTTGACTGTCGAATCCTCAAGAATAGTACTGGTTGATGGTGCTTCAGCCCATGAATTCGTTGGAGAAACAGTTCCTGATGGTCATCTCTGGAACCATGTTCTCAT AGGTGGCGGCAACAACGGAGACTTGCCTAACAGTCAAAATTTTGGAGAACAATTACTCAATGATTTGCCACCAAAGAGCATTTCAAATGGAATGTTTGATCCTGCATGTGACTACACCAAAAAGATTGACAATAGTTGGCTATCCTCAAGTATGGGACCTTTCAACTTTGAGAAACAACTCAATACCCCTAAGTTGTCAAACTTTGTTGGAAACTGGTCTATACCATCCCAAGATGAGCACATGAATCAACAGTTTGAGCCCCGGCAGAGCGATATAGGAACCCTTAACTCCATGATTAAGGAACCCTTTTCTGATCTTGGTCCGGGGAAGCGAAGTATGGATAGAATTATGGGTTCAATCTCATGTTTTGGTCATGATATGAAAATGGTGGAGGAATATGGAAGGTCATTTGACAGTTACAAGGTTGGGAACCCTAATGCTTTGGGTAGCACAATTTTGGGAGATAAGCGCAAATACTCTCTTGAATTGCCAAATATTCGTCCTTGCTCCAATTCAAGAAGTTTAACTGAAGCTCTTTCCCCTGTTGGTCATCTAAGCAGGCCACTGCTTGATACTAACCTATCTAAGCCCATCCTTAAAACCCTAGACTTATCAGGCTTCAAGAAGCAGGTCTTCCAAACTTCTCCA TTCCCAACTCCAATATCAACAATCAGCACACTTGCAAGAAACAATAGAAGGACACAGGCACTGCTGAGTggaggaaagaagaaaagatcCGAAGAGAATCCGGAGACAGTCATGAAGAAGGCTAAACAGGAAGGCAGTACAATCTCAACCACAAAG TTGCAGGTTCCAAAAGCAAAGCTGGCAGATAAGATCACTGCCCTCCAACAAATTGTATCACCATTTGGAAAG ACTGACACAGCATCCGTACTATGGGAAGCAATTGGATATATAAGGTTTCTTCAGGAGCAAATACAG CTGTTGAGCAGTCCTTATATGAAGGGCAATTCAAGTAAG GACCTTTGGGGAGGATTGGACAGAAATGATAGTGGAGAGGCAAAGCTGGATTTAAAGAATCGAGGACTTTGTCTTGTTCCTATTTCAGGCACACCTCAAGCCTGTCGTGAGAACGCTGGTTCTGACTACTTGACTCCAATGTATCGAGGATGTCTATATAGATGA